A genomic region of Burkholderia humptydooensis contains the following coding sequences:
- a CDS encoding LysR family transcriptional regulator, whose translation MELRHLRYFVAVAEEQNFTRAAERLHIAQPPLSRQIQQLEEALGVMLFERHARPLKMTDAGRFFYSHAMQLLAQTAELESMTKRIGKIERALSVGYVGSTLYGMLPRIIRRFRAEHGEVELSLSEMSTMDQIRALKEGRIDVGFGRIRHEDPSVRRIVLREERMIVALPDAHPLDAEKPVLSLHDLVSETLIIFPKSPRPSYADQVLAAFHDRALKPRRIYETRELQIALGLVAAGEGVSVVPHSVYGLKRDDVRYKELDDPNLVSPIIMSTRMLDESEDIRAMLELIYRLYDEFKMDYLPPHE comes from the coding sequence ATGGAATTGCGGCATCTACGCTACTTCGTCGCGGTCGCGGAGGAGCAGAACTTCACGCGCGCGGCCGAGCGCCTGCACATCGCGCAGCCGCCGTTGAGCCGCCAGATCCAGCAACTCGAGGAAGCGCTCGGCGTGATGCTGTTCGAGCGTCATGCGCGGCCGCTGAAGATGACCGATGCGGGCCGCTTCTTCTATTCGCACGCGATGCAACTGCTCGCGCAGACGGCCGAGCTCGAATCGATGACGAAGCGCATCGGCAAGATCGAGCGGGCGCTGTCGGTCGGCTACGTCGGCTCGACGCTGTACGGGATGCTGCCGCGCATCATCCGGCGCTTTCGCGCGGAGCATGGCGAAGTCGAGCTGAGCCTGAGCGAGATGTCGACGATGGATCAGATCCGGGCGCTGAAGGAAGGGCGGATCGACGTCGGCTTCGGCCGTATTCGTCATGAGGACCCGAGCGTGCGGCGCATCGTGCTGCGCGAGGAGCGGATGATCGTCGCGCTGCCGGACGCGCATCCGCTCGATGCGGAAAAGCCGGTGCTGTCGCTGCACGACCTCGTCAGCGAGACGCTGATCATCTTTCCGAAGTCGCCGCGGCCGAGCTATGCGGACCAGGTGCTCGCCGCGTTCCACGACCGCGCGCTGAAGCCGCGCCGGATCTACGAGACGCGCGAGCTGCAGATCGCGCTCGGGCTCGTCGCGGCGGGCGAGGGCGTATCGGTCGTGCCGCACAGCGTGTACGGGCTCAAGCGCGACGACGTACGCTACAAGGAGCTCGACGATCCGAACCTTGTGTCGCCGATCATCATGAGCACGCGGATGCTCGACGAATCGGAGGACATTCGCGCGATGCTCGAACTCATCTATCGGTTGTACGACGAATTCAAGATGGACTACTTGCCGCCGCACGAATGA
- the benC gene encoding benzoate 1,2-dioxygenase electron transfer component BenC, protein MEHRIALQFEDGVTRFIACRDGETLADAAYRQQINIPLDCRDGACGTCRCRCESGDYDLPEASYIEDALTADEAAQRYVLACQTRPRSDCVIHVPASSAACKTDAARHEGTLASVERLSASTIHFSIDVDEPAKLAFLAGQYVNVEIPGVGATRSYSFSSRPGGARVSFLVRNVPGGRMSRYLAGEAAPGQRIAFSGPHGSFYLRDAARPALFLAGGTGIAPFLSMLDVCASRDGAPPVRLVYGVTRDDDLVALERLGGVERRLAGFAYRTCVADDASAHPRKGYVTAHVEPEWLNDGDVDIYLCGPAPMVDAVQTWLRERGVTPVNLYFEKFSSSGAS, encoded by the coding sequence ATGGAACACCGCATCGCCCTGCAGTTCGAAGACGGCGTCACCCGCTTCATCGCGTGCCGCGACGGCGAAACGCTCGCCGACGCCGCCTATCGCCAGCAGATCAACATCCCGCTCGATTGCCGCGACGGCGCGTGCGGCACCTGCCGCTGCCGGTGCGAATCGGGCGACTACGACCTGCCCGAAGCGAGCTACATCGAAGACGCGCTGACGGCCGACGAAGCCGCGCAACGCTATGTGCTCGCATGCCAGACGCGCCCGCGCAGCGATTGCGTGATCCACGTGCCCGCGTCGTCCGCCGCGTGCAAGACAGACGCCGCGCGCCACGAGGGCACGCTCGCGTCGGTCGAGCGGCTGTCCGCGTCCACGATTCATTTTTCGATCGACGTCGACGAGCCCGCGAAGCTCGCGTTTCTCGCCGGGCAGTACGTGAACGTCGAGATTCCCGGCGTGGGCGCGACGCGCTCGTACTCGTTCAGCTCGCGGCCGGGCGGCGCGCGCGTGTCGTTTCTCGTGCGCAACGTGCCGGGCGGGCGGATGAGCCGCTACCTCGCCGGCGAGGCCGCGCCCGGCCAGCGGATCGCGTTCTCCGGCCCGCACGGCAGCTTCTACCTGCGCGACGCCGCGCGGCCCGCGCTCTTTCTCGCGGGCGGCACCGGCATCGCGCCGTTCCTGTCGATGCTCGACGTCTGCGCGTCGCGCGACGGCGCGCCGCCCGTGCGGCTCGTCTACGGCGTCACGCGCGACGACGATCTCGTCGCGCTCGAGCGCCTCGGCGGCGTCGAGCGTCGCCTCGCCGGCTTCGCATACCGGACCTGCGTCGCGGACGACGCGAGCGCGCACCCGCGCAAGGGCTACGTGACCGCGCACGTCGAGCCCGAATGGCTGAACGACGGCGACGTCGACATCTATCTGTGCGGCCCCGCGCCGATGGTCGACGCTGTGCAGACGTGGCTGCGCGAGCGCGGCGTCACGCCGGTCAATCTGTACTTCGAAAAATTCTCGTCGAGCGGCGCGTCATGA
- a CDS encoding sialidase family protein, translating to MRRIALPVSFVTGISAAAALAMAAAAHGAPVLVSGPSPFASCTIGGPGTNYVNAEVEPWVAVNPANPSNVIGAWQQDRWSNGGAHGLVAGYSFDGGLTWKQTNLPFSACAGGLAYERASDPWVSIGPDGTAYSVSISFNQSNNSNSVAASVSTDGGQTWSAPTLLIADNEPTTQFFNDKESVTANPKKAGTAYAVWDRLEQPTGNPHANLHTAAYRGPTFFSKTADGGKTWSAPAVIVDVPSRQQTIGNQIVVDPRSGALYDFFDLIQPPFSAAAGKVAFIKSTDDGATWTKPQIVSGLQTVSVTDPNTNEPVRTGDIIPEPAIDPATGQLYVVWQDSRFNGGLYDEIALSTSSDGGATWSAPIRVNTPSGRPAFNPSVRVNSAGVVAVTYYDFRDLQAGNTTTLPTNYWRTLSADGGRTFGTERRIAGPFDMRTAPVAEGFFIGDYAGLDTRGTSFLPFFVQTNSGNTANRTDVFAAP from the coding sequence ATGCGACGCATTGCCTTGCCTGTCTCGTTTGTCACCGGAATCTCCGCCGCGGCGGCCCTTGCGATGGCCGCGGCCGCGCACGGCGCGCCCGTGCTCGTCTCCGGTCCGAGTCCGTTCGCCAGTTGCACGATCGGCGGCCCCGGCACCAACTATGTGAACGCGGAAGTCGAGCCGTGGGTTGCGGTGAATCCCGCGAACCCGTCCAACGTGATCGGCGCGTGGCAGCAGGACCGCTGGTCGAACGGCGGCGCGCACGGCCTCGTCGCCGGCTATTCGTTCGACGGCGGCCTCACGTGGAAACAGACGAACCTGCCGTTCAGCGCGTGCGCGGGCGGCCTCGCATACGAACGCGCGTCCGATCCGTGGGTGTCGATCGGGCCCGACGGCACCGCGTACTCGGTGTCGATCTCGTTCAACCAGTCGAACAACAGCAACTCGGTCGCGGCATCGGTCTCGACGGACGGCGGCCAGACCTGGAGCGCGCCGACGCTGCTCATCGCCGACAACGAGCCGACCACGCAGTTCTTCAACGACAAGGAATCGGTGACGGCGAATCCGAAGAAGGCGGGCACCGCATACGCGGTGTGGGACCGGCTCGAGCAGCCGACCGGCAATCCGCACGCGAACCTGCACACGGCCGCGTATCGCGGGCCGACGTTCTTCTCGAAGACGGCCGACGGCGGCAAGACGTGGAGCGCGCCGGCCGTGATCGTCGACGTGCCGTCGCGGCAGCAGACGATCGGCAATCAGATCGTCGTCGATCCGCGCAGCGGCGCGCTATACGATTTCTTCGATCTGATCCAGCCGCCGTTCAGCGCGGCCGCGGGCAAGGTCGCGTTCATCAAGTCGACCGACGACGGCGCGACCTGGACGAAGCCGCAAATCGTGTCCGGCCTGCAGACGGTGTCCGTCACCGATCCGAATACGAACGAACCGGTTCGCACAGGCGACATCATCCCCGAGCCCGCGATCGATCCCGCGACGGGCCAACTGTACGTCGTCTGGCAGGACTCGCGCTTCAACGGCGGCCTGTACGACGAGATCGCGCTGTCGACGTCGTCCGACGGCGGCGCGACGTGGAGCGCGCCGATCCGCGTGAACACGCCGAGCGGGCGGCCCGCGTTCAATCCGTCGGTGCGGGTGAATTCGGCGGGCGTCGTCGCGGTCACGTATTACGACTTCCGCGATCTGCAGGCCGGCAACACGACTACGCTGCCGACCAACTACTGGCGCACGCTGTCGGCCGACGGCGGCCGCACGTTCGGCACCGAGCGCCGGATCGCCGGCCCGTTCGACATGCGGACCGCGCCTGTCGCTGAAGGCTTCTTCATCGGCGATTACGCGGGGCTCGACACGCGCGGCACGTCGTTCCTGCCGTTCTTCGTGCAGACGAACTCGGGCAACACGGCGAACCGCACCGACGTGTTCGCCGCGCCGTAA
- the benB gene encoding benzoate 1,2-dioxygenase small subunit — MSTIDIARIQAFLYRESRLLDDKAWDAWLDCYHPHVVFWMPSWDDADALVTDPQREISLIYYPNRQGLEDRVFRIKTERSSATMPDTRTSHNLANVEHESADGDVHVVRFNWHTLSYRYKTVSSYFGMSRYAIDFSGGAPKIVSKYVVLKNDYINQLIDIYHI, encoded by the coding sequence ATGAGCACGATCGACATCGCCCGCATCCAGGCGTTCCTCTATCGCGAAAGCCGGCTGCTCGATGACAAGGCATGGGACGCGTGGCTCGACTGCTATCACCCGCACGTCGTGTTCTGGATGCCGTCGTGGGACGACGCGGACGCGCTCGTCACCGATCCGCAGCGCGAGATCTCGCTGATCTACTACCCGAACCGGCAGGGGCTCGAGGATCGCGTGTTCCGCATCAAGACCGAGCGCTCGAGCGCGACGATGCCCGATACGCGCACGAGCCACAACCTCGCGAACGTCGAGCACGAGAGCGCCGATGGCGACGTGCACGTCGTGCGGTTCAACTGGCACACGCTCAGCTATCGCTACAAGACGGTGTCGAGCTACTTCGGCATGTCGCGCTACGCGATCGATTTCTCCGGCGGCGCGCCGAAGATCGTCAGCAAGTACGTCGTCCTGAAGAACGACTACATCAACCAGTTGATCGACATCTATCACATCTAG
- the benA gene encoding benzoate 1,2-dioxygenase large subunit: protein MIPIYPDRHPTLRCIDDFLVEDKARGDYRLHRSAFTDEMLFELEMKHIFEGNWIYLAHESQIPNANDYYTTTLGRQPVVIARNRQGELNAFVNACTHRGAMLCRHKHGNRASYTCPFHGWTFSNSGKLLKVKDPEGAGYPDCFNRDGSHDLKKIARFENYRGFLFGSVNPDVGPLAAYLGDAARIIDMIVDQSADGLEVLRGSSTYTYEGNWKLTAENGADGYHVSAVHWNYAATVNHRKTDTQHEDTIRAMDAGNWGRQGGGFYAFDHGHMLLWTRWANPEDRPNFDRRDEFAARCGSDVADWMIRNSRNLCLYPNVYLMDQFGSQIRVLRPLAVDRTEVTIHCIAPKGEAPDARARRIRQYEDFFNASGMATPDDLEEFRACQQGYAGRAVEWNDMCRGAAHWIEGPDEAARRIGIRPLMSGVKTEDEGLYTVQHRYWIATMKQALAAERSRA from the coding sequence ATGATCCCGATCTATCCGGATCGTCACCCGACGCTGCGATGCATCGACGATTTCCTCGTCGAAGACAAGGCGCGCGGCGACTACCGGCTGCACCGCAGCGCGTTCACCGACGAAATGCTGTTCGAGCTCGAGATGAAGCACATCTTCGAAGGCAACTGGATCTATCTCGCGCACGAGAGCCAGATCCCGAACGCGAACGATTACTACACGACCACGCTCGGCCGCCAGCCGGTCGTGATCGCTCGCAATCGCCAGGGCGAGCTGAACGCGTTCGTCAACGCATGCACGCATCGCGGCGCGATGCTGTGCAGGCACAAGCACGGCAATCGCGCGAGCTACACGTGCCCGTTCCACGGCTGGACGTTCAGCAACAGCGGCAAGCTGCTCAAAGTGAAGGACCCCGAAGGAGCCGGCTACCCTGACTGCTTCAATCGCGACGGCTCGCACGATCTGAAGAAGATCGCGCGCTTCGAGAACTATCGCGGCTTCCTGTTCGGCAGCGTGAATCCGGACGTCGGGCCGCTCGCCGCGTATCTCGGCGACGCCGCGCGCATCATCGACATGATCGTCGACCAGTCGGCGGACGGCCTCGAAGTGCTGCGCGGCTCGTCGACGTACACGTACGAAGGCAACTGGAAACTCACCGCCGAAAACGGCGCGGACGGCTACCACGTGTCGGCCGTTCACTGGAATTACGCGGCGACCGTCAATCATCGCAAGACGGACACGCAGCACGAAGACACGATCCGCGCGATGGACGCGGGCAACTGGGGCCGCCAGGGCGGCGGCTTCTATGCGTTCGATCACGGCCACATGCTGCTGTGGACGCGCTGGGCGAACCCCGAGGACCGGCCGAACTTCGATCGCCGCGACGAATTCGCCGCGCGCTGCGGCAGCGATGTCGCCGACTGGATGATCCGGAACTCGCGCAACCTGTGCCTGTACCCGAACGTCTACCTGATGGACCAGTTCGGCTCGCAGATCCGCGTGCTGCGGCCGCTCGCCGTCGATCGCACCGAGGTCACGATCCACTGCATCGCGCCGAAGGGCGAAGCGCCCGACGCGCGCGCGCGCCGCATCCGCCAATACGAGGATTTCTTCAACGCGAGCGGGATGGCGACGCCCGACGATCTCGAGGAATTCCGCGCGTGCCAGCAGGGCTACGCGGGCCGCGCGGTCGAATGGAACGACATGTGCCGCGGCGCCGCGCACTGGATCGAAGGCCCCGACGAAGCGGCGCGCAGGATCGGCATCCGGCCGCTGATGAGCGGCGTGAAGACCGAGGACGAGGGGCTGTATACGGTCCAGCACCGCTACTGGATCGCGACGATGAAGCAGGCGCTCGCCGCCGAAAGGAGCCGCGCATGA
- a CDS encoding MarR family winged helix-turn-helix transcriptional regulator: protein MITALHLQQASRLRGQVTALTRRLRREAQADPVQFSQLVVLGAIDRLGGEPTPSELASAERMRSSNLAALLRELESGGLIRRHADPADGRKSRVSLSASGKQMLYGNRAKREEWLVRAMHACLCADEREVLAAAGPLLERLAQFDEAASAAPPAPSPRSSR, encoded by the coding sequence ATGATCACCGCCCTGCACCTCCAGCAAGCCTCCCGCCTGCGCGGCCAAGTCACCGCGCTCACCCGGCGTTTGCGTCGCGAAGCGCAGGCCGATCCCGTACAGTTCTCGCAACTGGTCGTCCTCGGCGCGATCGATCGCCTCGGCGGCGAGCCCACGCCGTCCGAGCTCGCGTCGGCCGAGCGGATGCGCTCATCGAATCTCGCCGCGCTGCTGCGCGAGCTCGAAAGCGGCGGCCTGATCCGGCGCCACGCGGATCCCGCCGACGGCCGCAAGAGCCGCGTATCGCTGAGCGCGAGTGGCAAGCAAATGCTGTACGGCAACCGCGCGAAGCGCGAGGAATGGCTCGTGCGCGCGATGCACGCATGCCTTTGCGCCGACGAACGCGAGGTGCTCGCCGCCGCCGGCCCGCTGCTCGAGCGCCTCGCGCAATTCGACGAAGCGGCCAGCGCCGCGCCGCCCGCCCCCTCACCCAGGAGCTCACGATGA
- a CDS encoding FUSC family protein, with amino-acid sequence MIRAIRAALAARIGHAFDLPTLGRTLVVCAPTIALYGATGDARWLLASIATVSIAIAVERVGIAPLGALAQGAAIVAGFLSLSHALSAWPAFVGGCAALAAAAVALSRFGARLRSLGNFVFIPSLYLTCEAAAAQHCAPRLVPYLCAAMLPPVALSCVQALRGAPAAQRLHALARWRDARDLGRPAAWSDAAQAIVAVALAAAVAALLVEWLHIDNGQWAIWSAASVVTGDAATARLKLRDRGLGALVGVPLGLAAGYALPHGALVYTLATLASVLTLVAFRHYATGFGARCACIACASWIAQQSAAIAAERVVNVLAGGLIGVAFVLATHWFATRPLARWRNARANRHA; translated from the coding sequence ATGATCCGCGCGATCCGCGCCGCGCTCGCCGCCCGGATCGGCCACGCATTCGACTTGCCGACGCTCGGCCGCACGCTCGTCGTTTGCGCACCGACGATCGCGCTGTACGGCGCGACGGGCGATGCGCGCTGGCTGCTCGCATCGATCGCGACGGTGTCGATCGCGATCGCCGTCGAGCGCGTCGGCATTGCGCCGCTCGGCGCGCTCGCGCAAGGCGCGGCGATTGTCGCCGGCTTCCTGTCGCTGTCGCACGCACTGAGCGCGTGGCCGGCATTCGTCGGCGGCTGCGCGGCGCTCGCGGCCGCGGCCGTCGCGCTGTCGCGCTTCGGCGCGCGGCTGCGCTCGCTCGGCAACTTCGTCTTCATCCCGTCGCTGTATCTGACCTGCGAGGCCGCGGCCGCGCAGCATTGCGCGCCGCGGCTCGTCCCCTACCTGTGCGCGGCGATGCTGCCGCCCGTCGCGCTGTCTTGCGTGCAGGCGCTGCGCGGCGCGCCCGCGGCGCAGCGCCTGCACGCGCTCGCGCGCTGGCGCGACGCACGCGATCTCGGCCGGCCCGCCGCATGGAGCGATGCGGCGCAGGCAATCGTCGCGGTCGCGCTCGCGGCGGCCGTCGCCGCGCTGCTCGTCGAATGGCTGCACATCGACAACGGGCAATGGGCGATCTGGTCTGCCGCGAGCGTCGTCACCGGCGATGCAGCCACCGCGCGCCTGAAGCTGCGCGATCGCGGCCTCGGCGCACTCGTCGGCGTGCCGCTCGGTCTCGCGGCCGGCTACGCACTGCCGCACGGCGCGCTCGTCTACACGCTCGCGACGCTCGCATCGGTTCTCACGCTCGTCGCGTTCCGCCATTACGCGACCGGCTTCGGCGCGCGCTGCGCGTGCATCGCGTGCGCATCGTGGATCGCACAGCAGTCGGCGGCGATCGCCGCCGAGCGCGTCGTCAACGTACTGGCCGGCGGCCTGATCGGCGTCGCGTTCGTGCTCGCGACGCACTGGTTCGCGACGCGCCCGCTCGCGCGATGGCGCAACGCGCGCGCGAATCGCCACGCCTGA
- a CDS encoding isochorismatase family cysteine hydrolase, protein MNTALIGLDYIVDIMHPTGKIARSAAHAAQRDVVGRFNRALAAAKQKDWLRIGVKVGFEPGYADLPAHSPMFGRAKEFGALDLSGPGTAFHPDLDADAVQLVVVKPRVSAFYATRLEAALRARRIERVIVAGVSTTWAVQAAARDAHDRDYEVLVLEDACAAATEDEHQRSIDALRGIARIVTVGDLAAL, encoded by the coding sequence ATGAACACTGCCTTGATCGGACTCGACTACATCGTCGACATCATGCACCCCACCGGCAAGATCGCCCGCAGCGCAGCGCACGCCGCGCAGCGCGACGTCGTCGGCCGCTTCAACCGCGCGCTCGCGGCCGCGAAGCAGAAGGACTGGCTGCGGATCGGCGTCAAGGTCGGCTTCGAGCCGGGCTATGCGGACTTGCCCGCGCATTCGCCGATGTTCGGCCGCGCGAAGGAATTCGGCGCGCTGGACCTGAGCGGTCCCGGCACGGCGTTTCATCCGGATCTCGATGCCGACGCCGTGCAGCTCGTCGTCGTCAAGCCGCGCGTGAGCGCGTTCTACGCAACGCGCCTCGAAGCCGCGTTGCGCGCGCGCCGGATCGAACGCGTGATCGTCGCGGGCGTCAGCACGACGTGGGCCGTGCAGGCCGCCGCTCGCGACGCGCACGATCGCGACTACGAAGTGCTCGTGCTGGAAGACGCGTGCGCGGCCGCGACGGAAGACGAGCATCAGCGCTCGATCGACGCGCTGCGCGGCATCGCGCGGATCGTCACGGTCGGCGATCTCGCGGCGCTGTGA
- a CDS encoding 1,6-dihydroxycyclohexa-2,4-diene-1-carboxylate dehydrogenase codes for MNTRHAPGRFDGKVTIVTGAAQGIGRGVALRAAREGATAVLVDRADLVHDVAADIVCAGGRALAVVADLETYAGAEAMARAAVDAFGSIDVLVNNVGGTIWTKPFDRYEIAQIEAEIRRSLFPTLWCCRAVLPGMIARGGGAIVNVSSIATRSVHRVPYAAAKGGVNALTASLAFEHAAHGIRVNAVAAGGTDAPPRKVPRNTEPPGGDDARWYRAIVDQTLSSSLMHRYGTIDEQVAAILFLASDEASYITGSVLPVGGGDQG; via the coding sequence ATGAACACTCGCCACGCACCCGGCCGCTTCGACGGCAAAGTGACGATCGTCACGGGCGCCGCGCAAGGCATCGGCCGCGGCGTCGCGCTGCGCGCGGCGCGCGAAGGCGCGACGGCGGTGCTCGTCGATCGCGCGGATCTCGTCCACGACGTCGCGGCCGACATCGTCTGCGCAGGCGGCCGCGCGCTCGCCGTCGTCGCCGATCTCGAAACGTACGCGGGCGCCGAAGCGATGGCGCGCGCGGCCGTCGACGCATTCGGCTCGATCGACGTGCTCGTCAACAACGTCGGCGGCACGATCTGGACGAAACCGTTCGACCGCTACGAAATCGCGCAGATCGAGGCGGAAATCCGCCGCTCGCTGTTCCCGACGCTGTGGTGTTGCCGCGCGGTGCTGCCCGGCATGATCGCGCGCGGCGGCGGCGCGATCGTCAACGTATCGTCGATCGCGACGCGCAGCGTTCATCGCGTGCCGTACGCGGCCGCGAAAGGCGGCGTCAACGCGTTGACCGCGAGCCTCGCGTTCGAGCACGCGGCGCACGGCATTCGCGTGAACGCGGTCGCCGCGGGCGGCACCGACGCGCCGCCGCGCAAGGTGCCGCGCAACACGGAACCGCCGGGCGGCGACGATGCGCGCTGGTATCGCGCGATCGTCGACCAGACGCTGTCGTCGAGCCTGATGCATCGCTACGGCACGATCGACGAGCAGGTTGCCGCGATCCTGTTTCTCGCATCGGATGAGGCGTCGTACATCACCGGCTCGGTGCTGCCCGTCGGCGGCGGCGATCAGGGCTGA